A portion of the Pagrus major chromosome 8, Pma_NU_1.0 genome contains these proteins:
- the olfml1 gene encoding olfactomedin-like protein 3A yields the protein MSGKLLPVLLLALYLAVGSVQSQGSPQDAFIIQYLERRLAQMEERLNQCEQSTVTVTQKTYDLSSEIRSFLSTVSVLRSDVRSQVDSVAVRVDRMERELEYLENKIPTQSDIEMEEALLEQQIKAAEQEQLKKKAKIKVEKDCSTALSQIKSLKIVKRTGDTSGSWFKDPSEGSAKVYLLSGIRNNTLLEYVSLRSFAERTTTPPATVVQLPFHWQGTGHVVYNGFLYCHKAETPNQILKVELLNGTVVDSTLLPGAGRLPVYSLNPNTYLDLAVDELGLWVIHADPEYGGNLVITKLDKATLAVEYTWDTQCKSRDAEGAFLICGTLYVVYNTRYGGRSTIQCLYDIHDTIHSDESPVMFFPKRYTSHSSIHYHPGDKQLYAWDDGYQTIYKVETRRNDQVPAE from the exons ATGTCAGGCAAATtgctccctgtcctcctcctggCTCTCTATCTGGCTGTGGGTTCAGTGCAGAGCCAGGGTTCACCCCAGGACGCTTTTATAATCCAGTACCTGGAGAGGAGATTGGCTCAGATGGAG GAGCGTCTGAATCAGTGCGAGCAAAGCACAGTGACCGTCACCCAGAAGACCTATGACCTCTCCTCTGAAATCAGAAGCTTTCTGTCCACTGTCAGTGTTCTGAG GTCAGATGTGAGGAGCCAGGTGGACAGCGTGGCTGTGCGAGTTGACCGCAtggagagagagctggagtATCTTGAAAACAAAATTCCCACCCAGTCTGACATCGAGATGGAGGAGGCACTGCTGGAACAGCAGATAAAGGCTGCAGAACAGGAGCAGctgaaaaagaaagcaaagatcAAAGTGGAGAAAG ACTGCAGCACAGCCCTGAGTCAAATCAAGTCTCTTAAGATTGTgaagaggacaggagacaccTCCGGTTCCTGGTTCAAGGACCCTTCTGAAGGATCAGCTAAg GTCTACCTGCTCAGTGGAATTCGTAacaacacactgctggagtACGTTTCTCTGCGAAGCTTCGCAGAGAGGACCACCACTCCACCAGCAACAGTGGTGCAGCTGCCGTTCCACTGGCAGGGGACAGGTCATGTGGTCTACAATGGATTCCTCTACTGCCACAAGGCAGAAACGCCCAACCAGATACTGAAG GTGGAGCTGTTGAATGGTACAGTGGTGGACAGTACACTGCTACCAGGAGCAGGTCGTCTTCCAGTCTACAGTCTGAACCCCAACACCTACCTGGACCTGGCTGTGGATGAACTCGGCCTCTGGGTCATCCACGCTGACCCTGAGTACGGAGGAAACCTGGTCATTACCAAGCTGGATAAAG CAACTCTGGCAGTAGAATATACCTGGGATACACAATGCAAAAGCCGTGATGCTGAAGGAGCCTTCCTAATATGTGGGACCCTCTATGTGGTCTACAACACACGCTATGGAGGACGCTCCACCATCCAGTGTCTGTACGACATCCATGACACCATCCACAG TGATGAGAGTCCTGTGATGTTCTTCCCGAAGCGCTACACCAGCCACAGCAGCATTCACTACCACCCTGGGGACAAACAGCTGTACGCCTGGGACGACGGCTACCAGACGATATACAAAGTGGAGACGCGCAGAAATGACCAAGTCCCAGCAGAATGA